One genomic segment of Chelonia mydas isolate rCheMyd1 chromosome 1, rCheMyd1.pri.v2, whole genome shotgun sequence includes these proteins:
- the NHS gene encoding Nance-Horan syndrome protein isoform X6 → MLGQRPKNPIHNIPSTLDKQTNWSKALPLPTPEEKMKQDAQVISSCIIPINVTGVGFDREASIRCSLVHSQSVLQRRRKLRRRKTISGIPRRVQQEIDSDESPVARERNVIVHANPDFSSTINRRSGTRDSECQTEEILIAAPSRRRIRAQRGQSVVASLSHSAGNILVLTDNGDAMFTTAVSHRIRSRSLPREGVRASEADQDADAKTSVYEAEDFLASQERIPKKGNNAINNQGSQEHQPIGLTCSQHLHSPEHNVNERGRSRLSRMADSGSCEISSNSDTFGSPIHSISTAGVLLSSHMDQKDDHQSSSGNWSGSSSTCPSQTSETIPPAASPPLTGSSHCDSELSLNTAPNANEDSSVFITEQYSDHIDKVRGHRASSFTSTVADLLDDPNNSNTSDSEWNYLHHHHDASCHQDFSPERPKDDSLGCPSFTSMATYDSFLEKTPSDKADTSSHFSVDTEGYYTSMHFDCGLKGNKSYICNYAATGSENGRNADVASSLTDCAWQDYVNHRRQGRQSISLKKPKAKPAPPKRSSSLRKSDGSTELPEKKEPKINSGQHVPHTSREMKLPLEFSNSPSRMENSNLPSKQELSWINQNDSELKNIQFDTTDIPSFKDEGAEQSHYADLWLLNDLKSNDPYRSLSNSSTATGTTVIECIKSPESSESQTSQSGSRATTPSLPSVDNEFKLASPEKLAGLASPSSGYSSQSETPTSSFPTAFFSGPLSPGGSKRKPKVPERKSSLQQPSSKDGIVSLNKDLELPIIPPTHLDLSALHNVLNKPFTHRNQLHAFNHNKQNTVGEALNPNPPPALAITPSVLKSVHLKSIKPEEVKQKDDNTDLLCIQETTLMVTAISPGKMRPLVAKKSISRQYSTEDAIMSYIDSSPVETGPDKLHSEKGSSISVQNNCDQETVTLANVGILEAKTMKDQMHPVGEPLPENTQVCNTSAEGFQKGLAAFTSDYEVKITYHETDQEGSLDPVQIKQELPAVYEQKLESKPVDETTFQSDPPAGGADISNQPKHQFDISHRDDKVPGNISCESEISPVNSLNEKSSEQENDVASGIPTKSASDDSRAEETQGSADDASLKESSPSDDSIISPLSEDSQTEAEDVFVSPNKPRTTEDLFAVIHRSKRKVLGRKDSGDLSVRNRLRASSGASSTSPASSVSPASSVPPASSVPPASNVGAAASSQRSPGLIYRNAKKSNTSNEEFKLLLLKKGSRSDSSYRMSATEILKSPILPKSPSELIVDSPQNTDETPQASSTPDTLSPMSPCSPRVNAEGFSSKSFSMSASSRVGRSRAPPAASSSRYSVRCRLYNTPMQAISEGETENSDGSPHDDRSSQSST, encoded by the exons ATGCTAGGGCAGAGGCCGAAAAATCCAATACATAATATCCCTTCTACACTGGATAAGCAAACTAATTGGAGCAAAGCACTACCTCTCCCAACTCCagaggagaaaatgaaacaagATGCCCAAGTGATTTCCTCTTGCATTATCCCCATCAATGTCACTG GAGTTGGTTTTGACAGAGAGGCTAGTATACGCTGCTCTCTTGTTCATTCACAATCTGTACTACAGCGAAGACGAAAGTTGAGAAGGAGGAAAACCATCTCTGGCATCCCCAGAAGAGTGCAACAAGAAATAG ATTCTGATGAATCACCAGTAGCGAGAGAACGGAATGTGATTGTGCATGCAAATCCAGACTTCTCAAGTACAATCAACAGAAGATCAGGTACCAGAGACTCTGAGTGCCAGACTGAAGAAATTCTCATTGCTGCTCCATCCAGAAGAAGAATCCGAGCTCAGAGAGGTCAAAGTGTTGTAGCCTCCTTGTCACATTCAGCCGGCAACATTTTGGTGTTGACAGACAACGGTGACGCGATGTTCACTACAGCAGTGAGCCACCGTATCCGATCACGGAGTCTTCCTCGTGAAGGTGTTAGAGCCAGTGAAGCTGATCAAGATGCTGATGCCAAAACTTCAGTGTATGAAGCAGAAGACTTTTTGGCAAGCCAAGAAAGAATCCCGAAAAAGGGTAACAATGCCATCAATAACCAGGGTTCACAAGAACACCAGCCCATAGGTTTAACTTGTTCTCAGCACCTACACAGCCCAGAACATAATGTAAATGAGAGAGGGAGGTCGAGGTTGTCAAGGATGGCAGATTCTGGAAGCTGTGAGATTTCATCAAACTCTGACACCTTTGGGAGCCCCATTCACTCTATCTCCACAGCAGGAGTCCTTCTTAGCAGTCACATGGACCAGAAAGATGACCATCAATCCTCGAGTGGGAACTGGAGTGGAAGTAGCTCAACATGTCCCTCACAGACATCGGAAACCAttcctcctgctgcttctcctccgcTGACTGGCTCTTCACACTGTGACTCAGAATTGTCACTGAACACTGCTCCTAATGCCAATGAAGATTCTAGTGTCTTTATAACAGAGCAGTACAGTGATCACATCGATAAGGTTCGAGGTCACAGGGCAAGCTCCTTCACCTCCACTGTAGCAGATTTACTTGATGACCCCAATAACAGCAACACAAGCGATAGTGAATGGAATTACTTGCATCATCATCACGATGCATCCTGTCATCAAGATTTCAGCCCTGAACGCCCAAAGGACGACAGCCTAGGATGCCCAAGTTTTACGAGTATGGCCACTTACGATAGTTTTCTAGAAAAGACCCCATCTGACAAAGCAGACACTAGCTCACACTTTTCTGTGGACACTGAAGGATATTATACCTCCATGCACTTTGACTGTGGTCTCAAAGGTAATAAAAGTTATATTTGTAACTATGCAGCCACAGGCTCTGAGAATGGCCGGAATGCAGATGTTGCTTCCAGTCTCACTGATTGTGCCTGGCAGGATTACGTAAAccacaggaggcagggaagaCAGAGCATCTCTCTCAAGAAACCAAAGGCAAAGCCAGCCCCACCAAAACGCAGTTCATCTTTGAGGAAATCTGATGGCAGCACAGAACTTCCTGAGAAGAAAGAACCAAAGATAAACAGTGGGCAGCATGTGCCTCACACTTCCAGGGAAATGAAGCTGCCACTTGAGTTTTCAAATTCACCTTCTAGAATGGAAAACTCTAAtctgccaagcaaacaggaaCTCTCCTGGATTAATCAGAATGATAGTGAATTAAAGAACATTCAGTTTGACACCACGGATATTCCATCATTTAAAGATGAAGGTGCTGAACAATCTCACTATGCAGATCTCTGGCTTCTAAATGACTTGAAATCTAATGATCCTTATAGGTCTTTATCCAATTCAAGCACTGCTACGGGTACTACAGTCATAGAATGCATAAAGTCGCCAGAAAGTTCTGAATCACAAACATCACAGTCCGGATCGAGAGCCACCACCCCATCCCTCCCTTCTGTTGATAATGAGTTTAAGCTGGCTTCCCCGGAAAAGTTGGCTGGTTTAGCATCACCCTCTAGCGGTTACTCCAGTCAGTCTGAAACACCAACATCCTCTTTCCCGACAGCTTTCTTCTCTGGGCCCTTATCTCCAGGGGGTAGTAAAAGAAAGCCAAAAGTACCAGAAAGGAAGTCCTCATTGCAACAGCCTTCTTCTAAAGATGGCATTGTTTCTCTAAACAAAGATCTAGAACTTCCAATTATACCTCCTACTCATCTTGACCTAAGTGCTCTTCATAATGTCTTGAATAAACCATTTACTCACAGAAACCAGTTGCATGCTTTTAATCACAATAAACAGAATACGGTAGGAGAAGCACTGAATCCTAATCCTCCACCAGCCCTTGCTATTACACCTTCAGTTCTAAAATCTGTTCACCTTAAATCAATTAAGCCTGAAGAAGTGAAACAAAAAGACGATAATACAGACCTTCTCTGCATACAAGAAACCACATTAATGGTGACTGCCATTTCTCCAGGCAAAATGAGGCCACTTGTAGCTAAGAAATCAATATCACGTCAGTACTCTACTGAAGATGCCATAATGTCCTATATTGATTCTTCTCCAGTGGAGACAGGCCCTGATAAACTGCATTCAGAAAAAGGTTCATCTATCAGTGTACAGAATAATTGTGATCAAGAAACTGTAACCTTAGCAAATGTGGGTATTTTAGAAGCAAAAACCATGAAAGACCAAATGCACCCAGTTGGTGAGCCTTTACCAGAGAACACACAAGTATGTAACACTTCTGCAGAAGGGTTTCAAAAAGGTTTAGCTGCCTTTACAAGTGATTATGAAGTTAAGATAACTTATCATGAAACAGATCAGGAAGGGAGCCTTGATCCTGTGCAGATTAAGCAAGAATTACCTGCAGTCTATGAACAAAAGTTGGAATCTAAACCTGTGGATGAAACCACATTCCAGTCTGATCCACCAGCTGGGGGAGCAGACATTAGTAATCAGCCTAAGCATCAGTTTGATATAAGCCACCGTGATGACAAAGTGCCTGGGAATATCAGCTGTGAATCAGAGATATCACCTGTAAATTCACTTAATGAAAAAAGTTCTGAGCAGGAAAATGATGTTGCATCAGGTATTCCAACCAAAAGTGCCTCTGATGACAGCAGGGCAGAGGAGACACAGGGGAGTGCAGATGATGCTTCACTGAAAG AATCTTCTCCAAGTGATGATTCCATAATTTCACCATTGAGTGAAGATTCTCAGACTGAAGCAGAAGATGTTTTTGTGTCTCCAAACAAACCTCGCACTACAGAGGATCTATTTGCAGTCATTCACAG ATCAAAAAGGAAAGTACTTGGGAGAAAAGATTCTGGAGATCTTTCTGTAAGAAACAGATTGAGAGCTTCATCTGGGGCCAGCAGCACGTCACCTGCCAGCAGCGTGTCACCTGCCAGCAGCGTGCCACCTGCCAGCAGCGTGCCACCTGCCAGCAATGTGGGAGCCGCAGCAAGCAGTCAGAGGTCTCCTGGTCTTATTTACAGGAATGCCAAAAAGTCCAACACATCTAACGAGGAATTTAAGCTACTGCTCCTTAAAAAGGGCAGTCGATCGGATTCTAGCTATAGGATGTCAGCGACCGAGATACTAAAGAGCCCTATTTTGCCCAAATCTCCCAGTGAGCTAATTGTGGATTCTCCTCAAAACACTGATGAGACTCCCCAGGCATCATCAACTCCTGACACATTATCCCCAATGTCTCCTTGCTCCCCTAGAGTTAATGCAGAAGGTTTCTCCTCCAAGAGTTTTTCTATGTCTGCATCTTCAAGAGTAGGGCGTTCACGGGCACctcctgcagccagcagcagccgtTACAGCGTACGCTGTAGGCTGTACAATACGCCAATGCAAGCTATatcagaaggagaaactgagaatTCAGATGGCAGCCCTCATGACGACCGATCTTCTCAGAGTTCAACATAG